One segment of Castanea sativa cultivar Marrone di Chiusa Pesio chromosome 3, ASM4071231v1 DNA contains the following:
- the LOC142628297 gene encoding MLP-like protein 43, with translation MSLFGKVETDIEIKASAEKFHEVFSCRPHHISNVCPDKIQGVALHEGDWGNEGSVICWDYVHDNKTSVAKEIIEAIDMENKSVTFKVIEGDLLEHYKSLKLIIEVSQKDEGSLVHWIIQYEKLNEDVVDPHTLLQFVVDVTKDIDSHLAQA, from the exons atgtctttgTTTGGTAAGGTGGAGACTGACATAGAGATCAAGGCGTCTGCCGAAAAGTTCCATGAGGTTTTCAGCTGCAGGCCACACCACATATCAAATGTGTGCCCTGACAAAATACAGGGTGTTGCTTTACATGAAGGTGACTGGGGCAATGAGGGCTCTGTTATTTGCTGGGACTATGTCCATG ATAATAAAACTTCAGTTGCCAAGGAGATAATTGAAGCCATCGACATGGAAAACAAGTCTGTCACGTTCAAAGTAATTGAAGGAGATCTTCTGGAGCATTACAAGAGCCTAAAACTCATCATTGAAGTTAGTCAAAAAGATGAGGGCAGCTTGGTGCATTGGATCATTCAATATGAAAAGCTGAATGAGGATGTTGTAGACCCGCATACATTGCTTCAATTTGTAGTTGATGTCACCAAAGATATTGATTCTCACCTCGCGCAGGCATAA